The Gossypium arboreum isolate Shixiya-1 chromosome 6, ASM2569848v2, whole genome shotgun sequence DNA window aattataaaaggaaaATATAACATCACTATAGTTTTACATTTATGTAAATGATGATGAACAGACTAATGTATTGATTTCATGGAAAACAATAAGTGAACCAATTTCATTTTTCATCTTGTTTTTATTCGGAAAAAAGTGTTCAACGATAATTGATTACATTGTTGATTTTCTAATGGCTTCAAAATTCCAATTTCAGTAACGTAAGTTAATGAAAGATCAATATACGATAATTACGTAAACACCACCacattgcatatatatatatatatatatatgtatgtatgtatgcatctTAGATTGAAAGTAGGAATTTGGCGATGGATTATTTCAATTCACTCACAGCAACTTCAATTGTTGCAATCATTGCTTTTCCACTactatttcttttctcttttccatgGTTATCAAGAAGAAACACAAACTCGAAGAAAACAGTACCAGAAGCTGGTGGAGCATGGCCTATTATTGGTCATCTACGCCTCTTAGGAGGGCCACAGCCACCTCAAATAAGCTTGGCTAACTTGGCTGACAAATATGGAAGAATGTTCACTATCAAGTTGGGTGTGCGTAGAGTTTTGGTGGTGAGCAATTGGGAGATTGCTAAAGAATGTCTCACCATACATGATAAAGCACTCGCCACTCGTCCAAAGGCAGTAGCCATGGAACTCTTAAGTTACAACCACGCCATGATCGCCACTGCACCTTATGGGACTTATTGGCGTCAAATGCGTAAGTTCATCATTATTGAGCTCCTCTCAAATCATCGCCTCAACTTGCTTAAACATGTAAGGGAATCCGAGGTGAATACATCACTGCAACAGTTATATCAACTATGGAACAAGAAGAAAAGTAGTAACAGTGACAAAGTATTGGTGGAGATGAAGAGATGGTTCAGAGATGTTACTCTTAACGTCATACTAATGATGGTTGTAAGGAAAAGAATACCAAATTCATACGAAGGTGTTGAAACCGTGGAATGGAAGAAGTCGGTGGACGAATTCTTTGAACTAGGTGCGAAGTTCGTGACGGTAGATGCATTTCCGTTTTTGAGATGGTTAGACATCGGTGGAGAAGAGAAGCGCATGAAGAAGGTATCCAAAGAATTGGACCAACTTGTTGAGGGATGGCTACGAGAACACAAGGAAAAGATAGCTGAAAATGAAGCAAACAGTGAGGAAGATTTCATGGGAGTGATGCTAACTAAGCTCCGTGATGTTGAGGAACATGATGCAAATACCATCAACAAAGCTACCAATCTCGTATGTtcatttcttaaccaaattttttaactataattcatatttaatctttttattgcCTGCACATAATTGATGATTCCCTCCTTGTTGTCAATCGTTGGTGCTCATTTCTAATTGTTTGATTTGGTTTCTTTATATCATCAGCAGTTTTTGTTCACTTTCTGCCCTCTTTAATGTTGTTTGTATACTCTGAACCGATCAACTTTTCTGTTTCCTATAAATTTTAAACACTTGTTGCCTTGTTTCATGATTGCTTGTGTTTTCAAATAGTTTAAGTGGGGTTCTTTTGACAATTTTTAAGTTTATCCAATATAATTGTTGTTTGATAGATTCTTTTAGTTACTTGGATTGGATTTTTGAAATTGATAATTTAAtgtgtttttgtttttttcaaaATAGCACTTAGAGTTTGGTTTTTATtacacattttaatttttttttctaatttcattAATATTAGGTCATATGGACCAATCAAGTTTAGATACCGACACATATGCCATATCATTAGCTGATGCACTTACTATGTGTAACAACATGATTAGTCTACATCATTCAATTTTAACGGAGTTAGAAACATGGACTAAAATGTGTGATAGAAACCAAAGTATCAATTTAAACATTGAAATCTAACTTAGATACCAaaaagtaaatataccataaaaaGATATATAATTCTTTCttcttttaataaatttattttggcTCTAAAACCACTCAGtactgatttttttttattatacatGATGTAACAGTCTCTTGTACTAGGTGGGGAAGATACCACATCAATTACAATGACATGGGCTTTAGCTTTATTGCTAAATAACCGTGATGCATTGAACAAGGTCCAACAAGAATTAGACAGCCATGTAGGTAAGGATAAGCTATTAGTAACAGAATCAGATGCCAAGAATTTAGTGTACCTTCAAGCCATCATTAAGGAAACGTTACGTTTATATCCTGCTGCTCCACTCTCAGTTACCCATGAAGCCATTGAAGACTGTACAGTTAATGGATACAATATTTCAGCTGGTACTTGGCTTATTTTCAATCTTCACAAGATTCATCGTGATCCCCACATATGGACAAACCCAAATGAGTTTCGACCAGAAAGATTTATGGCCACCCACAAAGACTTTGATGTGAGAGGGCAAAATTTTGAATTGATTCCATTTGGTAGTGGTAGAAGAATGTGCCCCGGAGTTTCATTTGCActtcaagttttacaacttacATTGGCTAATGTGTTGCATTGGTTTGAGTTTTCAACCCCATCAGACGAAGCAATCGATATGCGTGAAGCACCAGGACTGACAAGTCCTAAAGCAACTCCATTAGAAGTTTACATATCTCCTCGCCTTCCTACCTTTGTTTATAATTCCACTAGCTAATTTGGTTGTAACAATTATCCTTAGGACAATAAAAAATCATCATGTCAGTCAATTTGGATCTAAGATTTCATTCAGTTAAACATATTTTATCAtgtccaatattgtatttattaggttttattattttattgttcacTTATTTGAATATTAGATATTGTTTAAGCATTTTTAAGTTGTTTAAGAGTTTATGTTTCTTagttaaataagaaaatttagtttaaaactacttcttgtttagattaattaaatgTTTCTTCATTGTTCATTAAAGACAAACAATTATCTTgattaataaagttttcaactcTAGGAGTTAGTTCTTTGTGCAAGATTTAATTGTTGTgatttttagaattaatttaattatttttaattgatcTTATAGCTTGAGCTATGGaagaaaaataatttgaatatcttAATGCTCAAGTTGAATAGTTCATCAGTTTAATCgaattcttttatttataaatacatttataatttattattttacccaaatttattttgaaataaagCACTCAGTCCAGCTTAAACTGAATTTTAAATAACAAATTTTGAATCAAACTCGAGTTTTTCACTATTTGAACTTGGGTCAATTCGATTGTTGTCTTAATCCCACTCCAGCCTGAAAAAAAGAGATGAGCCCTTTATATTTTGTGGACCCTAAATCATAAGGCCCATCAATCAATAAGTTTAAACCTATTGGGCTATACACCCTTGCTTTGCAGGCTATTTTCTAGCTAAAATTTCTCATGCCATTTGAACAATGAAATCATGATTATTAAATAATATGTAAttgttttaatgtttattttgatacttaattttttctaatttgatATTTAAGAGTTTTTTTTTGTCTTACTTAAGGACTTAAATTcgtttttaatatataatttggtatctattttttttgtttcaatttggtacttatatttttttattggAGTATGCGTGTCAAATATTCATTGAGCCATATAATATCATTTGGTATGAGTACCAAATTGAAAATCGAAACTAAACCCAAGCACcaaatttaaaggaaaaaaattcTATACTAAATTAAACattgaaactaaaataaaataataaatattatattaaaatctgattttatttttatattctcatCTTCTTTGTTGATTCTCCTTTTCTACTCAATCAAATATTCTTTAAAACCTTCCAAAATTGAATTTAAAAGTTAACCATTTTAGTAATATAAGTGAAACAAACAATAACCCCAAACCCATGAGAATCCAAACATTATAGAATTTTCCTAGAAAATCTTCAATTACAAAGGCAATTTGAAAACAGCACCCAAATAAGGGTGACTCATTCGTGAAACCATGGTGAGTACTTGATGTAACATCAACCTAAAATGGTCCTAATGGACCATTACCCAACTTACCTatatatcatcatcatcatcaaaatcGTGGTCCTTCAAAAAGGGATCGCATTAAAACCCCAAATTTTCATTTACTATCATCACATGGGTGACTTCTACTGTCACCTCTTCTTACACTTCATTGGTTGTTCTTACATAATAGGTCATCATCTCCTCGAGATCTCAGCCTTGAAATCATGCCCATGCATCAATCTTGATGTAGCTTCATTGAGTGGATCTCAAAATTTTGTCCCTTTAGGCTCAAGATGGCTGTATCCATGGATGATGGTCACCCTACAatcaggggaaaactttaagctTTCTTAAATTGATCAGACAGGTATTTCTTGtcattttcatttgtttttacTCCTTTTTGACCCCTAGTTGTTGTTTTGATTGAATTAATTTGAATACaaactgaaattttgaaattagtaGTAAGTAGGTTTGTTCATGGGCCCAAATAAATGAAagagtttaaataaaattataaacttgaaaaatacatttaaaaaaaataaagtctGTCTAAAAAAATGAGTCGGGCCTTAGGTAATCTTTTTTAGACTTGGTCCGGCTTgaattagcaaaaaaaaaaagaaagaaatctgatagtttctttttgttttcttgctattttcttgttgttttctcactGTTTTACTATCATTTCATtgttatattactattattttattgttattgtttttgtttggatattatataatttttgttttattattaattttgttattattttagaggcatttgcttgttaagttaaacctatcttagtgttatttaagtataaatattttttaatttattttcaatttgttgagaaatatttattttaatattttagtatttttatgtattatattttcaatttttatataaaaataatataaaaaatttaattaaggcGGTCGGGCCtaggttttaatatttttatctaggTTAGGTTTAGGCAAAATTTTAGACCCATTTTTTTATGCTAGGCTGAACCCAAGCTTAAAATTTTGACAATGCCCAGCTTGAACTCGGCTCGACCCATAGACAGGTTTAGTAGTAAGGTATATTAAATTATGTGGATATACTGAATGATACATTAATAACCAAATGCAAAAAGAATAAAAGATTAAACACAAATAGTGTAAATTGGGTTTAAATCTACATCTACGAGGCCTTACTTAGAGAAAATTTCACTATACAATACCAGCAGTGATTTAAGCCGAATATATTTTAACCGTTGGATAATTGCAATCTCACACGAGTACACTTAGTATAAATTCTCCCTTCTTTGCCTTTCCTACAGGGACAAAGCTAAAAAATTACTTTAAGAGATCAGTGATGAATCATAAATTTTTAAGAGCCAAAGTATAAATTTACCATTATACtaacttataatttttaaatttttgaaatagctTGAAGTGTAAATCCACCCTTAAGACTGAATTTGTAGAGAAAAAACCCTCTCTGCATCATTGGTCTTTTTCACCCAAAACATTGAAAGGTGTGTTTCAATGTTTTGTTTTCTTATCCTCGAGCTAAAGCTAGAAACTAACAATGgtctttttaataactttttaTAGGATATTATCGTATCGATCTTTTGAtataatatttagaattatttataGTCCTTTATCGACttataaataagaagataatatCTTTAACGCACTCAAATCCATTtttttatattgataataatatttataccaattattattttatatgcaAGAATAATAATCCGTGGTCTACAAAGCAACCATATTGGTTAAAGTGATcctaataattaaaaatagattAATTAACAATTTATGTAGAAGAAAAAACTTAACTTTGAAATTAAGAATAATTTTTGTCTATGTATTTGGTTTTTGGGTAAATTTTATCACTAATCACTAAATTATAGATcaatttacattttaatcacttaactaaaaattacaatttgatcattaaagttttcaaaattaaagtactttttaattgatataataacaattttaattttaatttttattttttgtcaatttaaccctgattaaatataaaatgataaaatttatattcttttaaaaatttaaaaattctaaaattaaaattaaaataaaagaaaataatttttaaacctTCCAAATTTTCTCACTTATtatttgtataaatatatatacccaATACCcatttttttaaaaggaaaaaagtaaaaacattaatcaaaattattgatttctatgttttttaccTCTTTTATTTCTTTACATAGTTTTTCATTATATTtcctattttaaattattttgagtttttttatcattttatatataatcAAAGTTAAATTGacagaaaataaatattaatatctaaaattattattataccaacTAAAAAATACTTATTAACAATCCGGcggacaaaaaaaaataaaaatttattgaccaaattgtaatttattttagttaaatgaACAAAATGAAAACTTACCTATAATTTAGAGACTAATAGTGCAATTTACCCATGTTCTTTTGGGGGTCGATAACGACATGATCACAGTGTTAAAAAGTTTCAATCTTTTTCTATGGGACCCCAACATGCTAGCTCATAAACAGTCAACGAAAACCAAACCTGTCCCTCCCTGTCTTCCCTTTCTTTATGAAAAACCAACCCGATCAAAGCACTTGATCAAATACACCCAAAAATCTCAAAACACCCCATTTACTTTCTCTGTTTTCTTGCCCTCCCCCCAGAGCTAGAATTTGGCTTTAgtccttaaaattttttttttcatggaGTTGAGCCTTAGGCAACGCTCCACCACTAGCAGGTTAGAAAAAGTAGTGGTTGCTGTTAAAGCAGAAAGGGTCATCTCTAAAACTGCTTTAGCTTGGGCACTCACTCATGTTGTTCGTCCTGGTGATTGTGTTTCCTTGCTTGCTATCTTCCCTGGTgaaaaaaaaggtaaattttttgcTTAATTTTCTTGTATGGGGTTGTTCAAGTCATGATTTTTTGTTGAATTTTTGTTGAAAAGGTAAAAGATTTTGGAATTTCCCGATATTGACGGGTGATTGTGGTAGCAATATGAAGGAGGAGTTGCCGGAAAAAATTTGTCAGATCTCTGAGTCATGTTCTCAGATGGTACTTCAGTTTCATAATCAAATTGAGGTAATTAAAGTTATTTAATTTCTCAGTTGAGTTTAGCTTTAATGGAGGTCTTTGGTCTATTTGTTTCTAAGAACTTTTCAGGTAAAAGTAATTGCATTTTGCTCCTAAATTAATCTCTTTCTATTAGATCAAATAGCCAACCGAATAGCCAACCGATCGATCTGTTTAGTCCATTTAAAATTGatgaaatcataaattaataaatgataaaattatatccGCGGTCTAATTATTCTATTAACCACGTCAGTTTTAACcgtaaaaatgaataaaatttttaatagaaaattttaatttactatttaatttaatcTAGAGGgactaatttttttcaatttttcaaataatttatcTCTTAAGATACTTTTACCGAACTTTTCCCAAAGTAACATGCAAAGAATCTTTAGAAGATTCTTGGAAACCTAAGAGGACTTAAAGCTTAAGCTTTACTGTCAAATggaaacaaaaatatattaatgATTAGAGGGCTTATTTAGACTTTAGGGGGTGTTTGAATTTGAATGGCATTGCCATGTGCATGATGACCACTATTGCCAATCAACATTATTAAAGCTATTTTTAATAAACTCCCCCATGAACATGAAGTGGGGTCCTTTAAAATTCTTTGCTTGTTTCATCCCTCTTTTTATGTTCATGAATGGTAGCTGAATTTTGCAATGATTCATTTATTTATAGGGACTAAATGCCAAACAAATAATGAGTTCTTTTAATGGCAGGTTACTGTGAGGATTAAAGTGGTGTCTTGTACAACTGGCAGTTCAGTGGTGGCTGAAGCAAACAACAATGGTGCCAATTGGGTCATACTGGACAAGTAATTTAACcatacaaaacaaaaaaaaaaagtattattTCTTGTTTCTAAGCTATTAGTTTAATTGGTTTGGTCATAATTGTGGTTTATCCCCTTTGCATATCCATGCTTTATACTAGTTTATTATAGAATATGTTCCTATATCACTGATTATGTCTGTTATAATGCTACTTTTGTTGTTATTCATGTATAGAATGTTACTCTATGCTACCATTGTTAACCAATTCAAAGGAAAAACAAATGGGAATATGATCTGGTTGAATGCATTGTGGTCTGTAATATGTTGGAATCGATTTGCCGTGGCCAAAACTCAGTATCTTGAACTTCTTGTCATTGTGTTTTGAATCAGAAAACTAAAGCAAGAGCTGAAACATTGCATGGATGAACTTCATTGCAACATTGTAGTAATGAAAGGTTCTCAAGCAAAAGTTCTTCGGCTTAATTTGCAATGCGCGAATGAACCTCGAACTCCTTATTACTCGGCTGCTTCTTCACCAGTTAAGGATGTTGGAGATCACCTGGGACATAGGATGAAGCATTCTACTCCAGTTAGTAGCCCTGAAGAACCGAGTACTTCGTATTCAGCAGCATCACTTTTCCTTGTCTATCAAGAAAACCCTCTTTTCGTGGATGATAAGAACGAGTTGGATAACCAACTTACCGTTCTTGATTCAGTTGGAGAAAAGCTTATAAATCTATCAGCAAACTCGACGTCCTCTGTGAAAAATAACGACAAGAGTATATTTTGGATACCCCAAAATCACAATAACGAAAAGCCTTGCAAAACCCGAAGTGGTCGAAATATAGTCATCCCTCCTAGTTCAAGAACCTTGCTCGACAAGTTTTCTCAATATGATCAAGATGCAAAGGAAGGTAGACTTGTCAATACAGACTACATGGTTAACTCAAACATTAGAGATGCGGTCGCATTAGGTCGAGCATCCTCGGTACCTCCACCGCTATGCTCGTTTTGTCAGCACAAAGCACCAGTCTTTGGCAAGCCGCCGAGACGGTTTTCTTACGAGGAGCTAGAGGAAGCTACTGATGGATTTGCAGAAGTGAATTTCTTGGCAGAAGGTGGTTTCGGTGTTGTTTATAGAGGGATTTTACGAGATGGTCAAGTTGTAGCGGTGAAGTTGTTAAAATTTGTTGGTTGTCAAGCAGATATCGATTTCTGTAGGGAGGTACAGGTTTTGAGCTGCGCGCAACATAGGAATGTCGTGTTGCTAATCGGGTTCTGTATCGATGGTAATAAGAGAGTCTTGGTTTATGAGTACATCTGCAATGGATCCTTAGATTTCCATTTACACGGTATCCTTTTTTCTCGTTTCTATTTCTCTCGAGATCATTTTTTGTATTCCTCTCTTACAGTTTACATATCTGGTTGACAGGAAGCAACAGGGCCTCGTTAGATTGGCAATCAAGATTACGAATAGCAATCGGAGCAGCACGAGGCTTACGATACCTACACGAAGATTGTAGAGTTGGTTGTATTGTACATAGAGATATGCGGCCTAAAAACATTCTCCTAACTCACGATTTTGAGCCTCAGGTACTTTCAATTTATTTTTGGACATTCCCGAGGGTGTTAGATTCTATGTGTATTCATTACGATAGACTCACGATTTTGAGCCTCAGGTTACTGATTTTGGCCTCGCTAGATGGCATTCCGATCAATGGACAGTTGGAAACGAAGAACAAACCGTTGGAACTTCAGGGTACTTTCTGAGTTCGTTCTCTAATATTTACTCTACTTGTGAACATTTCTATCATTCTAAAGGGACCTCAAACAATGACTAAATCCAGGTACCTTGCCCCGGAATATTCAGATGGCGGAAGGATTACGCAAAAAGTTGATGTTTACGCATTCGGAGTAGTGTTATTAGAGTTACTAACAGGTCAAAGAATCAGCGACTTACAATATTGCAAAGGCCGGAATTTCTTATCGGACTGGTTCCATCCTCTAGCCGCATTAGATTCGAATCAAATCATGACAAATATTTATCAATTGCTTGATCCATGTTTAGCCTCCGGCAAAGTCCGGGACTATACTCATCAACTCCAAGCCATGGCTCGAGCCACTTTCTTGTGCCTAAGTCATGATCCAGAATCACGACCCCCGATGTCAAAGGTACATACCTTGTCCTGCAAGTTTCTAATTCATTTcgtaatcctttttcataatcttTGCTTGTCATTTGCAAACTTTATTAGATACTTAGAATTCTTGAAGGAGGAGATACCAACGTTCCTTTGAGTTTAGACCTGAACTCGATCGGCAATCGAAGCGGCCATTTACGTGGATTGAAAACTCAAACACAACCAGAATCTACGAGATGGCATTCTCGAAAACTTTCGCATTGACCGAATCGTTTCGAAAGACCGAAACCGATGCTTGTATAGTTTGAGAGTATCATCACATTGATTCCTTCTTCTCCTtttcatgtaatttcttcttcttttttacaaTCTACTACCATTATTTGCTTTTATTTGAAGAAACTGTAATATTGGGAATTTGCATACTTGTAATATGATTTCATTTGTTTGCTCAAATTTGTCCATATATACCAAAGTATACACAAGTATTTTGtactaaaaaaaaattctataataATAATCACTTTTATTGTTCTTGTTGTTATTTAATTGTTTACTAACTAATTCAGGTTTTCAGAACCGAATCAGCGGTCGAACCGGTTAGATCATCGATTTTTAATATGATAAATCAttgaaaaattcattaaaaataaaaaaataaagaaaactagTTCAATATTCGTGGGTCAATTGGTCTAACCTCTTTAATTGAATTGGTGCTCTAATTGAATTCTAATTTAACCATTTCGATCCAGTTCAATAAGTCACTCGATTTGAATGATTTGTGAAGACAAGGACCAAAATGGACGTTGTAAAAGCAACCTTTCCCAAGAACAAAgccaaaaattatttttaggaGGTCAGATTGAGTATATTTTATGAaagctaaaatgtaatttcataattatattaacttatatctttataattttaaaggattaaattaaaattttatcatttcaagaggactaaaatataatttaatcatttattaatttataattttataaaatataaaaacgcCAGTAATGCCGCCCTTGATCTTTCCTTGGAAGAACCAGAGGG harbors:
- the LOC108480930 gene encoding cytochrome P450 CYP82D47-like, with the protein product MDYFNSLTATSIVAIIAFPLLFLFSFPWLSRRNTNSKKTVPEAGGAWPIIGHLRLLGGPQPPQISLANLADKYGRMFTIKLGVRRVLVVSNWEIAKECLTIHDKALATRPKAVAMELLSYNHAMIATAPYGTYWRQMRKFIIIELLSNHRLNLLKHVRESEVNTSLQQLYQLWNKKKSSNSDKVLVEMKRWFRDVTLNVILMMVVRKRIPNSYEGVETVEWKKSVDEFFELGAKFVTVDAFPFLRWLDIGGEEKRMKKVSKELDQLVEGWLREHKEKIAENEANSEEDFMGVMLTKLRDVEEHDANTINKATNLSLVLGGEDTTSITMTWALALLLNNRDALNKVQQELDSHVGKDKLLVTESDAKNLVYLQAIIKETLRLYPAAPLSVTHEAIEDCTVNGYNISAGTWLIFNLHKIHRDPHIWTNPNEFRPERFMATHKDFDVRGQNFELIPFGSGRRMCPGVSFALQVLQLTLANVLHWFEFSTPSDEAIDMREAPGLTSPKATPLEVYISPRLPTFVYNSTS
- the LOC108480661 gene encoding inactive protein kinase SELMODRAFT_444075-like isoform X2, whose amino-acid sequence is MELSLRQRSTTSRLEKVVVAVKAERVISKTALAWALTHVVRPGDCVSLLAIFPGEKKGKRFWNFPILTGDCGSNMKEELPEKICQISESCSQMVLQFHNQIEVTVRIKVVSCTTGSSVVAEANNNGANWVILDKKLKQELKHCMDELHCNIVVMKGSQAKVLRLNLQCANEPRTPYYSAASSPVKDVGDHLGHRMKHSTPVSSPEEPSTSYSAASLFLVYQENPLFVDDKNELDNQLTVLDSVGEKLINLSANSTSSVKNNDKSIFWIPQNHNNEKPCKTRSGRNIVIPPSSRTLLDKFSQYDQDAKEGRLVNTDYMVNSNIRDAVALGRASSVPPPLCSFCQHKAPVFGKPPRRFSYEELEEATDGFAEVNFLAEGGFGVVYRGILRDGQVVAVKLLKFVGCQADIDFCREVQVLSCAQHRNVVLLIGFCIDGNKRVLVYEYICNGSLDFHLHGSNRASLDWQSRLRIAIGAARGLRYLHEDCRVGCIVHRDMRPKNILLTHDFEPQVTDFGLARWHSDQWTVGNEEQTVGTSGYLAPEYSDGGRITQKVDVYAFGVVLLELLTGQRISDLQYCKGRNFLSDWFHPLAALDSNQIMTNIYQLLDPCLASGKVRDYTHQLQAMARATFLCLSHDPESRPPMSKEEIPTFL
- the LOC108480661 gene encoding inactive protein kinase SELMODRAFT_444075-like isoform X1, which gives rise to MELSLRQRSTTSRLEKVVVAVKAERVISKTALAWALTHVVRPGDCVSLLAIFPGEKKGKRFWNFPILTGDCGSNMKEELPEKICQISESCSQMVLQFHNQIEVTVRIKVVSCTTGSSVVAEANNNGANWVILDKKLKQELKHCMDELHCNIVVMKGSQAKVLRLNLQCANEPRTPYYSAASSPVKDVGDHLGHRMKHSTPVSSPEEPSTSYSAASLFLVYQENPLFVDDKNELDNQLTVLDSVGEKLINLSANSTSSVKNNDKSIFWIPQNHNNEKPCKTRSGRNIVIPPSSRTLLDKFSQYDQDAKEGRLVNTDYMVNSNIRDAVALGRASSVPPPLCSFCQHKAPVFGKPPRRFSYEELEEATDGFAEVNFLAEGGFGVVYRGILRDGQVVAVKLLKFVGCQADIDFCREVQVLSCAQHRNVVLLIGFCIDGNKRVLVYEYICNGSLDFHLHGSNRASLDWQSRLRIAIGAARGLRYLHEDCRVGCIVHRDMRPKNILLTHDFEPQVTDFGLARWHSDQWTVGNEEQTVGTSGYLAPEYSDGGRITQKVDVYAFGVVLLELLTGQRISDLQYCKGRNFLSDWFHPLAALDSNQIMTNIYQLLDPCLASGKVRDYTHQLQAMARATFLCLSHDPESRPPMSKILRILEGGDTNVPLSLDLNSIGNRSGHLRGLKTQTQPESTRWHSRKLSH